The Cryptococcus gattii WM276 chromosome B, complete sequence genome has a segment encoding these proteins:
- a CDS encoding Structural constituent of ribosome, putative (Similar to TIGR gene model, INSD accession AAW41860.1), with translation MPTRFSNTRKHRGHVSAGHGRIGKHRKHPGGRGLAGGQHHHRTNFDKYHPGYFGKVGMRHYHLLKNHYYRPTINLDKLISLPEAKVDAPQGSVPVIDLVHLGKFKLLGKGRINKPFIVKTRFVSKLAEEKIKEAGGVVKLVA, from the exons ATGCCGACCCGATTCAGCAACACCCGAAAGCACCGAGGTCACGTCTCTGCCGGTCACGGTCGTATCGGCAAGCACAGGAAGCACCCCGGTGGTCGTGGTTTGGCTGGTGGTCAGCACCACCACAGGACCAACTTCGACAAG TACCACCCTGGTTACTTCGGTAAGGTCGGTATGCGTCACTACCATCTCCTCAAGAACCACTACTACCGACCCACCATCAACCTCGACAAG ctcatctctcttcctGAGGCCAAGGTTGATGCTCCCCAGGGTAGCGTCCCCGTTATCGACCTCGTCCACCTCGGCAAGTTCAAGCTT TTGGGCAAGGGCCGAATCAACAAGCCTTTCATCGTCAAGACTCGATTCGTTTCCAAGTTGGCCGAGGAGAAGATCAAGGAGGCTGGTGGTGTCGTCAAGCTCGTCGCTTAA
- a CDS encoding Hypothetical Protein (Similar to TIGR gene model, INSD accession AAW41859.1), producing the protein MGKPGLQDLPPEIIRQIIEDVERKHSLLLLCKQSSLIASEYIYLSLDSGEEERHSVDGYTPPLSKLIEGLQHTEPTRDAPFGSDVKLSFLKRARKFQHAFGTYICFRESSSDEKVLENITAVFQSLQKRCIVAFPSLEELHLHCTGWSSITPPNRRCAFALAAVSQPSLCYWPFIFSLDELPSLSLQGETRPENKNKREGKEMYRELKFAQGHIPDRVIHVPYKVPCIPSVCYGTLNVVSYSQLWSHPAWSVDETIDYLKSVLRYAHPEVFNQEDDVVQRLEQKEKHIRDKTLWAFLWVGRFTKKEGKTYGTMMKLVEEGLYEAVPCMKDRVKFCVRNVGK; encoded by the exons ATGGGGAAGCCTGGGCTTCAAGACCTTCCCCCAGAAATCATTAGGCAAATCATTGAAGATGTGGAAAGAAAGCATTCGCTTCTCTTGCTCTGCAAA CAAAGTTCACTCATAGCATCCGAATATATCTATTTATCTCTCGATTCTGGTGAGGAGGAACGACACAGTGTCGATGGTTATACGCCACCTCTTTCCAAATTAATTGAGGGCCTACAACACACTGAGCCGACTCGCGACGCGCCTTTTGGATCAGATGTCAAGTTGAGTTTCTTGAAACGGGCAAGGAAGTTTCAGCACGCATTTGGAACGTATATTTGCTTCAGGGAGTCTTCTTC CGACGAGAAGGTACTCGAGAACATCACGGCCGTCTTCCAGTCTTTGCAAAAGAGGTGCATTGTGGCATTCCCTAGTCTGGAAGAGCTTCACCTCCATTGCACGGGATGGTCATCGATCACCCCGCCCAATCGTCGTTGCGCTTTTGCACTGGCCGCCGTATCACAACCATCGCTTTGTTACTGGCCATTCATCTTCAGTCTTGACGAGCTGCCGTCGCTTTCTCTCCAAGGTGAAACTCGACCTGAAAACAAAAATAaaagagaagggaaggaaaTGTATAGGGAACTGAAGTTTGCACAAGGCCATATTCCTGACAGAGTTATACATGTACCTTACAAAGTGCCTTGTATACCCAGCGTCTGTTACGGCACTCTCAATGTTGTGTCGTACAGCCAACTCTGGAGCCATCCAGCATGGTCTGTGGATGAGACCATCGACTATCTCAAATCAGTTCTTCGATATGCTCACCCCGAGGTTTTTAACCAGGAAGACGATGTGGTCCAAAGATTGGAACAGAAGGAAAAACATATCAGGGATAAGACATTGTGGGCGTTTTTATGGGTTGGCAGATTTACGAAAAAGGAAGGCAAGACGTATGGTACTATGATGAAGCTGGTTGAGGAGGGTCTCTATGAAGCAGTCCCGTGCATGAAAGACAGGGTCAAGTTCTGCGTTAGAAATGTGGGGAAGTAG
- a CDS encoding Hypothetical protein (Similar to TIGR gene model, INSD accession AAW41858.1; CNB02400) produces MSSSFPSGGICRSLGKYFLFQQKLLSIAYSCAGLITERDSTHGSLAKIRTIYEGIPMGYIVTSILHDPLSCFGLSIHVAVRLPVSATVSYKDVKDCYVLEQTLIRLAWNAALSKLENGKSPRKAVKNVRKVLARAIKSIQGMIGTAAYFRFAHVHYNKVPTYWAVVCSLKKPPVAERWVSELEKRRVDFMKSLECTLGALARDQWTTEQKDTSSKIDCLPYDGKQTFQMVKNEGETKKRNTKISVARKLSRNLS; encoded by the exons ATGTCATCCTCTTTTCCCTCTGGCGGTATCTGCCGATCTTTGGGTAAGTATTTTCTGTTCC AGCAAAAGCTTCTCAGTATTGCCTACTCGTGCGCCGGGCTTATTACTGAAAGAGACTCAACGCACGGCTCCCTAGCCAAGATCCGAACAATTTATGAAGGTATTCCCATGGGCTACATTGTCACCTCCATCTTGCACGACCCTTTAAGTTGCTTCGGGCTTTCTATCCATGTTGCCGTCCGTCTTCCTGTTTCTGCCACAGTATCCTACAAAGACGTCAAGGACTGTTATGTTCTCGAGCAAACCTTGATTCGCTTAGCCTGGAACGCAGCCCTCTCCAAGCTTGAAAACGGCAAGAGCCCTCGCAAGGCTGTCAAAAACGTGAGGAAAGTACTCGCCCGAGCCATCAAATCTATCCAGGGCATGATTGGAACTGCTGCATACTTTCGCTTTGCTCACGTGCACTATAACAAAGTTCCCACCTATTGGGCTGTAGTCTGCTCCCTCAAGAAACCTCCAGTAGCCGAGCGCTGGGTGAGTGAATTAGAGAAGAGACGGGTGGATTTCATGAAATCTCTAGAGTGCACTTTGGGAGCTCTTGCGAGGGATCAATGGACTACGGAGCAAAAGGACACCTCGAGCAAAATTGATTGCTTACCATACGATGGGAAGCAGACGTTTCAGATGGTGAagaatgaaggagaaacCAAGAAGCGTAATACAAAAATTAGCGTCGCAAGGAAACTTTCTAGAAATCTCTCTTGA
- a CDS encoding Cytoplasm protein, putative (Similar to TIGR gene model, INSD accession AAW41857.1), protein MCRLLVYKGTEPIQISHLVTRPRHSIINQAFESKLRMPSSRPLNADGFGIGWYDPLPAIPASAAPHPATSPAPPSTPSTPCTCPNVVAAQASHSQAYDVQGNYPVDADGQMDENTLEVMKEREVERELENERPCLFKSISPAWSNANLTRLAEKIRSSLVFAHVRASTMPGAPSEDNCHPWMFDKLMWMHNGEINDFPKIKRALQQSLPEELFLYPSGYTDSEWAFMVFLSKLKDPHARSFTHVELRDAMMETIHCINKLCKGAGCTGPSLMNFVVTDGCTVVATRYISSRTSEASSLFFSSGTSFDEYQGSGRGLYRMTKADKRENIIMIASEPLTFERSDWMEVKTNTMMVITPKMNLLQIPIIDEYWVPPQDPASLTRSRDFAIKRGYGLGFASAEAAKHEIFATT, encoded by the exons ATGTGCCGTCTG CTCGTTTACAAGGGCACGGAGCCCATACAGATATCTCACCTCGTCACTCGTCCCAGACATAGTATCATCAACCAGGCTTTCGAGTCCAAGCTGCGTATGCCCAGCAGTCGTCCGCTCAAC GCGGATGGCTTCGGTATAGGATGGTATGACCCTCTCCCCGCGATTCCTGCTTCTGCTGCACCTCACCCCGCTACTTCTCCTGCACCTCCTTCAACACCTTCAACACCTTGTACTTGCCCCAACGTAGTCGCCGCTCAAGCTTCGCACTCACAGGCGTATGATGTCCAGGGAAACTATCCAGTCGATGCCGATGGGCAGATGGATGAGAACACTTTGGAGGTGATGAAAGAACGAGAAGTTGAAAGAGAGTTGGAAAATGAGAGGCCATGCTTGTTCAAATCTATATCACCG GCATGGAGTAATGCCAACCTGACTCGTCTGGCTGAGAAGATTCGCTCGTCCCTTGTATT TGCTCATGTCCGTGCTTCCACTATGCCTGGTGCCCCAAGCGAAGACAATTGCCATCCATGGATGTTTGATAAGCTTATGTGGATGCATAATGGTGAAATCAACGATTTTCCAAAAATCAAGCGGGCGTTGCAACAAAGTCTACCTGAAGAACTGTTCTTGTACCCTTCCGGATACACCG ATTCCGAATGGGCCTTCATGGTGTTCCTCTCTAAA CTAAAAGACCCCCACGCTCGATCATTCACCCATGTCGAATTACGGGACGCCATGATGGAGACCATTCACTGCATCAACAAGCTGTGCAAGGGAGCTGGTTGT ACCGGCCCATCATTGATGAACTTTGTCGTCACTGACGGCTGTACCGTCGTTGCAACTCGCTATATTTCGTCCCGAACTTCTGAAGCGTCTTCCCTATTCTTCTCGTCTGGCACATCCTTCGATGAGTATCAAGGCTCTGGAAGGGGCCTGTACAGAATGACAAAGGCGGACAAACGGGAGAATATCATTATGATCGCGAGCGAGCCATTGACATTCGAAAGGAGCGATTGGATGGAGGTGAAGACGAACACCATGATGGTCATTACCCCAAAG ATGAATCTGCTTCAGATCCCCATCATTGACGAGTACTGGGTCCCTCCTCAAGACCCAGCCAGTCTCACTCGATCGCGCGACTTCGCAATCAAACGTGGTTATGGTCTCGGTTTTGCATCTGCGGAAGCGGCCAAGCACGAAATTTTTGCTACCACATGA
- a CDS encoding Transcription factor, putative (Similar to TIGR gene model, INSD accession AAW41856.1), which yields MTTKAIVKYVMSGDTVVVRPREAPEKGKVPKERILHIAGIQAPRLGSLSREDEPHAFSAREYLCSLLLGKEVAFAITHTIESSAGLNREFVSLFIAPAGPGLPPQDVASLILAQGWAKLRDGVGEGDEAVRRLGAEEAKKRENLRVIEAQAKSEGKGIWDEQPENQRTVAFQMPNDPQAFIADHKDEEIDAIVEQVRDGTQLRVRLLLDEHNHQFINLVLAGAKSPRSGNPRDGEASSGEPWGDEAKYFTEIRMLQRHIKVRLLSAPASLGASPLQQTQPSKGSGVGLTGTNGLPAPSTGSTVIIGTAIHPKGNFAEFLLAAGLAKVVDWHVGLLAPYGGLDKLRTAEKAAKDKKQGIWENYQPHRASANNSAASAAPAAATTTKGTDFEANVVRIWGPDQLSVVEKGEGGKERRVQLSSVRGPKGVDAKQTYWANEAKEFLRKRLIGKNVNVHVDYVKPKEGDFEERECVTIRYGNQNNNIAEQLIEKGLATVLRHRRDDEDRSLELDKLILAEQTAQTEGRGVHSTKDVSMPRIVDASERASMASSYLPQWKRQGKHSAVVEFVSTGSRFKLYMPKEHTKVTFVLAGIRAPRTARNASEKPEPFGAESLKFASKYLQRDVEIAFDSTDRSGGFIGTMYASGGVNVAVELAREGLAFVHERSAELLPFGKELLDAEEQAKKEKKSIWSAVQKEEAATAASVDESSALPVDYKDVYISSVKESEPFTFSVQILEKDSVAALEKLMSDFSLHHRQASAAISSFIPKAGDLVSAKFSKDDRWYRARVKRASAIKKEAQVYLIDYGDEETVPFSKIRPLDEKFKSLPGQAKEARLSFVKLVPRSSEYGPEAYRRFEYLTEGLKLIANIDQREGNLLHLRLIDPADPNIKEDPLACLNADLVREGLATIDKSCKYLSSYPQIVRKLQDAGEGAKADRLGIFEFGDVSED from the exons ATGACGACTAAAGCC ATTGTAAAAT ATGTCATGTCAGGCGACACTGTTGTCGTTCGTCCAAGAGAGGCGCCTGAAAAGGGCAAGGTCCCTAAGGAGCG TATTCTCCACATAGCTGGTATCCAGGCCCCTAGGCTTGGGTCGTTGAGCCGTGAAGATGAG CCTCACGCCTTTTCAGCCAGAGAGTACCTCTGTTCTCTTCTTCTAGGAAAAGAAGTGGCTTTCGCAATTACCCATACCATTGAATCCTCAGCCGGACTA AACCGCGAGTTTGTGTCTCTCTTTATTGCTCCAGCTGGACCAGGATTGCCTCCACAAGATGTCGCTTCCTTGATTCTGGCCCAGGGATGGGCTAAACTGAGGGATGGCGTTGGAGAAGGTGACGAAGCTGTCCGCCGACTTGGTGCCGAAGAAGCTAAAAAGCGAGAGAACCTTCGAGTCATTGAGGCGCAGGCCAAGTCAGAAGGCAAAGGAATTTGGGACGAACAGCCCGAAAACCAGCGCACTGTAGCGTTCCAAATGCCCAATGATCCTCAAGCTTTCATTGCTGATCacaaggatgaagagattgatG CCATCGTCGAGCAGGTCCGCGATGGTACTCAACTCCGTGTCCGACTTCTTCTTGACGAGCATAACCATCAGTTCATCAACCTTGTCCTTGCCGGCGCCAAGTCTCCGCGATCGGGAAACCCTCGTGATGGTGAGGCCTCGAGCGGTGAGCCATGGGGAGACGAAGCCAAGTACTTTACCGAAATCCGTATGCTTCAACGACACATCAAGGTCCGGCTTCTTTCTGCCCCCGCGTCGCTCGGTGCCTCCCCACTTCAGCAAACCCAGCCCAGTAAGGGTTCAGGCGTCGGACTGACCGGCACCAATGGTCTCCCTGCCCCTTCAACTGGCTCAACTGTGATAATCGGTACTGCTATCCACCCCAAGGGTAACTTTGCCGAGTTCCTCCTTGCTGCTGGTCTTGCCAAGGTAGTTGACTGGCATGTTGGACTTCTCGCTCCATACGGCGGTCTTGACAAGCTTCGCACTGCCGAGAAGGCTGCCAAGGATAAAAAGCAAGGTATCTGGGAAAACTACCAGCCTCATCGAGCTTCCGCCAACAACAGTGCGGCCTCTGCAGCCCCCGCTGCTGCCACGACTACCAAAGGCACTGACTTTGAGGCGAACGTCGTCAGAATTTGGGGTCCAGATCAACTGAGCGTGGTTGAGAAGGGCgaaggaggaaaagaaagaagagtTCAATTGTCCTCCGTCAGAGGCCCCAA GGGCGTGGATGCCAAGCAGACTTATTGGGCTAACGAAGCGAAAGA ATTCTTGCGAAAGCGATTGATCGGGAAAAACGTCAATGTCCACGTCGACTATGTCAAGCCCAAGGAGGGAGATTTTGAGGAACGAGAATGCGTGACCATCCGTTATGGCAACCAGAACAA CAACATTGCCGAGCAACTGATCGAGAAGGGTCTTGCAACTGTTCTTCGACACAGACGTGATGATGAGGACCGTTCTCTCGAACTCGACAAGCTCATCCTTGCCGAACAAACAGCTCAAACCGAAGGCCGCGGCGTTCACTCCACCAAAGACGTTTCTATGCCTCGTATCGTCGACGCTTCTGAAAGGGCTAGCATGGCGTCTAGCTACTTGCCTCAGTGGAAGAGGCAAGGAAAACACAGTGCTGTT GTCGAGTTCGTTAGCACTGGATCCAGGTTCAAGCTTTACATGCCCAAGGAGCACACCAAGGTTACATTCGTCCTCGCTG GTATCCGTGCTCCTCGTACGGCTAGAAATGCTTCTGAGAAACCCGAACCTTTTGGAGCTGAATCCCTCAAATTTGCTTCTAAATACTTGCAGCGTGATGTCGAGATTG CGTTTGACTCTACGGACCGATCAGGAGGTTTCATCGGTACGATGTATGCTTCCGGAGGTGTAAACGTGGCCGTGGAGCTCGCGCGTGAAGG TCTCGCTTTTGTCCACGAGCGATCTGCTGAGCTTTTGCCGTTCGGAAAGGAATTGCTGGATGCTGAAGAGCAAGcgaagaaagagaagaagagt ATCTGGTCCGCAGTCCAGAAGGAGGAGGCTGCTACCGCCGCCTCTGTCGATGAATCTTCTGCCCTTCCTGTGGATTACAAGGATGTCTACATATCTTCTGTGAAGGAATCTGAGCCGTTCACTTTCTCGGTGCAGATCCTTGAGAAGGACA GTGTTGCCGCCCTGGAAAAGCTCATGTCTGACTTTTCTCTCCACCACCGTCAAGCTTCAGCTGCTATTTCCTCTTTCATTCCCAAAGCTGGTGATCTTGTCTCGGCCAAATTTAGCAAGGACGACCGTTGGTATCGAGCGCGCGTTAAGAGAGCCAGTGCGATTAAAAAGGAGGCGCAGGTGTACTTAATCGATTACGGAGATGAAGAAACTGTGCCTTTCTCCAAGATAAGGCCTTTAGATGAGAAATTCAAAAGCCTTCCGGGCCAGGCCAAGGAAGCTCGTCTGAG TTTCGTCAAGCTCGTACCCCGTTCAAGCGAATATGGGCCCGAAGCTTACCGACGATTCGAGTACCTTACCGAAGGTCTCAAGCTTATCGCCAACATCGACCAGCGTGAGGGTAATCTGTTGCATCTTAGGCTCATCGACCCCGCCGACCCCAACATCAAGGAGGACCCCTTGGCGTGCCTGAATGCTGACCTGGTGAGGGAAGGCCTGGCCACTATTGACAAGTCGTGCAAGTACTTGAGTTCCTATCCTCAAATCGTCAGGAAGCTTCAAGATGCGGGAGAGGGAGCCAAAGCGGACAGGCTTGGTATCTTTGA aTTCGGCGACGTTAGCGAAGATTAA
- a CDS encoding Hypothetical protein (Similar to TIGR gene model, INSD accession AAW42013.1; CNB02370) produces the protein MSDPLSEYNLYYHIPVIDHNRNQGTQFRPPIVPNHPHRALYAPPPSYIPIRPTTGLVYPLLPSPGQGFVNPGEIFLPRNTDVSQAVTPSNESVVSDRRPAQLLDSNNHEFSTSGGHDGYGLPPTQFNVPIDPFLFGEPQQGPAALFPQANEPWSFPADPVPDEPLADFQAHAPPPSSVIDAEALGDMIVVDELDKVEKEEEEGGGNGNELSEHLDQRSMEKGKGKARQKTPKQTVEKRKRGRPRKDASILAKGENPAGQKKKGKGKGTSGKGGWIRRPKACAACNNRHIRCIGGPPCNYCISRNKTCILEGDSLERKKTPPLTTSHPIEGPSASSSSYVPLAQFQL, from the exons ATGAGTGACCCACTGTCCGAATACAACCTTTATTACCATATACCAGTAATTGATCACAACCGGAACCAAGGCACACAGTTCCGACCACCAATAGTGCCCAACCACCCTCATCGGGCGTTGTATGCCCCTCCCCCTTCATATATACCCATCCGACCCACTACTGGCCTAGTTTACCCGCTGCTACCTAGCCCTGGCCAGGGTTTTGTCAACCCCGGAGAAATATTTCTTCCCAGAAACACCGATGTCAGTCAGGCAGTCACTCCCTCAAATGAGTCTGTGGTCTCAGATAGGCGGCCTGCACAACTGCTGGACAGCAATAACCACGAATTTAGCACTTCTGGTGGCCATGACGGATATGGATTACCGCCTACACAATTCAACGTACCTATTGatccttttctttttggaGAACCACAACAGGGACCTGCGGCGCTGTTTCCTCAAGCTAACGAGCCATGGTCATTTCCTGCTGACCCTGTGCCTGATGAACCTTTGGCGGATTTCCAGGCccatgcaccaccacccaGCAGCGTCATAGATGCGGAGGCATTGGGGGATATGATTGTGGTAGATGAACTCGATaaggtggagaaggaagaagaagaaggaggaggtAACGGAAACGAGTTGAGCGAGCATTTAGATCAGAGATCCATGGAGAAGGGTAAAGGGAAGGCCCGGCAGAAGACTCCAAAACAAACTGTCgaaaaaaggaagaggggaCGCCCCAGAAAGGATGCATCAATACTTGCGAAAGGCGAAAACCCCGCAGGccaaaagaagaaggggaaaggCAAGGGGACTTCTGGTAAAGGAGGTTGGATCAGAAGACCCAAGGCGTGCGCAGCGTGCAACAACCGCCACATACGT TGTATTGGTGGACCACCATGCAACTACTGTATCAGCAGGAATAAAACCTGTATACTGGAAGGAGACTCACtggaaaggaaaaaaacACCACCGTTGACCACTAGTCATCCCATTGAAGGACCTTCCgcttcctcatcctcttATGTCCCACTAGCACAATTTCAGCTGTAG